The following proteins are co-located in the Micromonospora viridifaciens genome:
- a CDS encoding AAA family ATPase, producing the protein MTDISDTMASVPSPVDVDAGGVELEQTLFEVKRVIVGQDRLVERLLTALVADGHCLLEGVPGVAKTLAAQTLANVVGGTFSRIQFTPDLVPSDIVGTRIYRASTEAFDVELGPVMANLVLADEINRAPAKVQSALLEAMAERQVSIGGRTWPVPEPFLVLATQNPIESEGVYQLPEAQRDRFLMKIVVDYPSDADELAILYRMSSERPTPRQVLDPVRLRDLQRRAGQIFVHHALAEYVVRLILATRDPGRFGLPEIAPLLAYGASPRATLGLVAAARAQALIRGRDHVLPEDVRELAVDVLSHRLVLTFDAVADGVSADAVVRRLIEAVPLPRVVAGRPETASDLAAA; encoded by the coding sequence GTGACGGACATCTCGGACACCATGGCCAGCGTGCCCAGCCCGGTAGACGTCGATGCCGGCGGCGTCGAGCTGGAGCAGACGCTCTTCGAGGTCAAACGCGTGATCGTGGGGCAGGACCGGCTCGTCGAACGCCTGCTCACCGCCCTGGTCGCCGACGGACACTGCCTGCTGGAGGGCGTGCCGGGTGTGGCCAAGACCCTCGCCGCGCAGACCCTCGCCAACGTCGTCGGCGGCACCTTCTCCCGCATTCAGTTCACCCCCGACCTGGTGCCCTCGGACATCGTCGGTACCCGCATCTACCGCGCCTCCACCGAGGCCTTCGACGTCGAGCTGGGCCCGGTGATGGCGAACCTGGTGCTCGCCGACGAGATCAACCGGGCCCCGGCCAAGGTGCAGTCGGCGCTGCTGGAGGCGATGGCCGAACGGCAGGTCTCCATCGGCGGCCGGACCTGGCCGGTGCCCGAGCCGTTCCTCGTGCTCGCCACCCAGAACCCGATCGAGTCGGAGGGCGTCTACCAGCTCCCCGAGGCCCAGCGGGACCGCTTCCTCATGAAGATCGTCGTCGACTACCCGAGCGACGCCGACGAGCTGGCCATCCTCTACCGCATGAGCAGCGAGCGGCCGACACCGCGGCAGGTGCTCGACCCGGTCCGACTACGCGATCTGCAGCGCCGGGCCGGCCAGATCTTCGTCCACCACGCGCTCGCCGAGTACGTCGTCCGGCTCATCCTCGCCACCCGCGACCCGGGCCGGTTCGGGCTGCCCGAGATCGCGCCGCTGCTGGCGTACGGGGCGAGTCCCCGGGCCACCCTCGGCCTGGTCGCCGCCGCCCGCGCGCAGGCGCTGATCCGGGGGCGGGACCACGTGCTCCCCGAGGACGTCCGGGAGCTGGCGGTGGACGTGCTGTCCCACCGGCTGGTGCTCACCTTCGACGCGGTGGCCGACGGGGTCTCCGCCGACGCGGTGGTGCGCCGGCTGATCGAGGCGGTGCCGCTGCCCCGGGTCGTCGCCGGTCGTCCCGAGACGGCGTCCGACCTGGCGGCGGCATGA
- a CDS encoding endonuclease/exonuclease/phosphatase family protein, with protein sequence MTTTTGEGRTAARTRRVATLACWLAVALAAAWAMLRLGWSDRGPMVQAVAFTPYVAAGSLVPLVVALALRRRGPAVVAAATALVLIAAVAPRAVAATQPAVDGPALRLLTANLLKGSVDPGRLVGLVREHRVDVLTVQEFTPQSAAELDRLGLAALLPYRVLNPEVGTTGSAVYARFPLSDGGFRRNQGFLFTQAYGTLAVPGAPPVRVESAHPAAPWSVGVVPDWRTDLRGQPPATPRGRLSILAGDFNATLDHAPLRELIATGYVDAADAAGAGLAGTWGPYDGDPIPPVTIDHVLADRRIAVRSVAVYALPGSDHRAVLAELRLPAV encoded by the coding sequence GTGACCACGACGACGGGCGAGGGGCGGACGGCAGCCCGGACGCGCCGGGTCGCGACGCTGGCGTGCTGGCTCGCCGTCGCGCTCGCCGCCGCGTGGGCGATGCTCCGGCTCGGCTGGTCGGACCGGGGGCCGATGGTGCAGGCGGTCGCCTTCACGCCGTACGTCGCGGCCGGGTCGCTGGTGCCGCTGGTGGTGGCGCTCGCCCTGCGGCGGCGCGGGCCGGCGGTGGTCGCGGCGGCCACCGCCCTGGTGCTGATCGCCGCGGTGGCGCCGCGGGCGGTCGCCGCCACGCAGCCGGCGGTCGACGGCCCGGCGCTGCGCCTGCTCACCGCCAACCTGCTCAAGGGCAGCGTTGACCCGGGCCGGCTGGTCGGCCTGGTCCGCGAGCACCGGGTGGACGTGCTGACCGTGCAGGAGTTCACCCCGCAGAGCGCGGCCGAGCTGGACCGCCTCGGGCTGGCCGCCCTGCTGCCGTACCGGGTGCTGAACCCAGAGGTCGGCACCACCGGCTCCGCGGTTTACGCGCGCTTCCCGCTGAGCGACGGCGGGTTCCGGCGCAACCAGGGTTTCCTCTTCACCCAGGCGTACGGGACGCTGGCGGTGCCGGGCGCGCCACCCGTGCGGGTGGAGTCGGCGCATCCGGCCGCTCCGTGGTCCGTCGGCGTGGTGCCGGATTGGCGGACCGACCTGCGGGGGCAGCCGCCGGCCACCCCGCGGGGGCGGCTGAGCATCCTGGCCGGGGACTTCAACGCCACGCTCGACCACGCCCCGCTACGGGAGCTGATCGCCACCGGGTACGTCGACGCCGCCGACGCGGCCGGGGCCGGCCTGGCCGGCACGTGGGGGCCGTACGACGGCGACCCGATCCCGCCGGTCACCATCGACCACGTGCTGGCCGACCGGCGCATCGCGGTCCGCTCGGTGGCCGTGTACGCGCTGCCCGGCAGCGACCACCGGGCCGTCCTCGCCGAGCTACGCCTCCCTGCGGTGTAA
- the cimA gene encoding citramalate synthase: protein MTFQVYDTTLRDGAQREGLSYSVVDKLAVARLLDDLGVGFIEGGWPGAVPKDTEFFRRARAELGLKHAILVAFGATRKAGVAVATDPQVRGLLDAETPAVALVAKADLRHVERALRTTAEENLAMIRDTVRYLVGQGRRVFVDGEHFFDGYRHDPAYTAAVLETALAAGAERFVLCDTNGGMLPSQVTAAIADVTARTGVAPELLGMHAQNDTACAVANTIAAVEAGVRHFQGTANGYGERPGNADLFAIVANLQLKLGLPVLPEGCLEQMVRVSHAIAEIANIAPDTHQAYVGAAAFAHKAGLHASAIKVDPLLYNHVDPSVVGNGMRILVTEMAGRASVELKSRELGLDLSGHPEALATVTKRVKELEAGGWSFEAADASFELLVRSELPGLAAPRPFALESYRVLVEHREDGAVVSEATVKIRVRGERVIATAEGNGPVNALDEALRVALVRHYPELRDFQLADYKVRILEGSHGTGAVTRVLVETAGAGRDWTTVGVHPNVVEASWHALVEALTYGLDRARV from the coding sequence ATGACCTTCCAGGTGTACGACACGACGTTGCGCGACGGCGCTCAGCGTGAGGGGCTCAGCTACTCGGTGGTCGACAAGCTGGCGGTGGCCCGCCTGCTCGACGACCTCGGGGTCGGCTTCATCGAGGGCGGCTGGCCGGGCGCCGTCCCCAAGGACACCGAGTTCTTCCGACGCGCCCGTGCCGAGCTGGGGCTGAAGCACGCGATCCTGGTGGCCTTCGGGGCCACCCGCAAGGCCGGCGTGGCGGTCGCGACCGACCCGCAGGTGCGCGGGCTGCTCGACGCCGAGACCCCGGCGGTGGCGCTGGTCGCCAAGGCGGACCTCCGGCACGTCGAACGGGCGCTGCGCACCACCGCCGAGGAGAACCTGGCGATGATCCGGGACACGGTGCGGTACCTGGTGGGGCAGGGCCGACGGGTCTTCGTCGACGGGGAGCACTTCTTCGACGGCTACCGGCACGACCCGGCGTACACCGCGGCGGTGCTGGAGACGGCACTGGCCGCGGGGGCCGAGCGGTTCGTGCTCTGCGACACCAACGGCGGGATGCTGCCGTCCCAGGTCACCGCCGCCATCGCGGACGTCACCGCGCGCACCGGTGTGGCACCGGAGCTGCTCGGCATGCACGCCCAGAACGACACCGCCTGCGCGGTGGCCAACACCATCGCCGCCGTCGAGGCCGGGGTGCGCCACTTCCAGGGCACCGCCAACGGGTACGGCGAGCGCCCCGGCAACGCCGACCTCTTCGCGATCGTCGCCAACCTCCAGCTCAAGCTCGGGCTGCCCGTCCTACCAGAGGGCTGCCTGGAACAGATGGTGCGGGTCTCGCACGCCATCGCCGAGATCGCCAACATCGCCCCCGACACCCACCAGGCGTACGTCGGGGCCGCCGCCTTCGCCCACAAGGCGGGGCTGCACGCGAGCGCGATCAAGGTCGACCCGTTGCTCTACAACCACGTGGACCCGTCGGTGGTGGGCAACGGCATGCGGATCCTGGTGACCGAGATGGCCGGGCGGGCCAGCGTCGAGCTCAAGAGCCGTGAGCTGGGCCTGGACCTGTCCGGCCATCCGGAGGCGCTCGCCACGGTCACCAAGCGGGTCAAGGAGCTGGAAGCTGGCGGCTGGTCGTTCGAGGCCGCCGACGCCTCGTTCGAGCTGCTGGTCCGCTCGGAGCTGCCCGGCCTGGCCGCGCCCCGGCCGTTCGCGCTCGAGTCGTACCGGGTGCTGGTCGAGCACCGCGAGGACGGCGCGGTGGTCTCCGAGGCCACCGTCAAGATCCGGGTACGCGGCGAGCGGGTGATCGCCACCGCCGAGGGGAACGGCCCGGTCAACGCGCTGGACGAGGCGCTGCGGGTGGCGCTCGTGCGGCACTATCCGGAGCTGCGCGACTTCCAGCTGGCCGACTACAAGGTCCGCATCCTGGAGGGCAGCCACGGCACCGGCGCGGTGACCCGGGTGCTGGTGGAGACCGCCGGCGCGGGCCGGGACTGGACCACGGTCGGCGTCCACCCGAACGTGGTCGAGGCGAGCTGGCACGCCCTCGTCGAGGCCCTCACCTACGGCCTCGACCGGGCCCGGGTCTAA
- a CDS encoding peroxiredoxin: MLTVGDHFPEYELTACVSLDAEKAFETINHKSHEGKWRVVFFWPKDFTFICPTEIAEFGRLNGEFADRDAQVLGVSVDNEFVHYAWRKDHPDLRELPFPMLSDIKRELTAACGVLGEDGVAQRATFIVDPNNEIQFAMVTAGSVGRNVSEVLRVLDALQTDELCPCNWNKGGATLDATALLAGAGA; the protein is encoded by the coding sequence GTGCTCACTGTCGGTGACCACTTCCCCGAGTACGAACTCACCGCCTGCGTGTCGCTGGACGCCGAGAAGGCGTTCGAGACGATCAACCACAAGTCCCACGAGGGCAAGTGGCGAGTGGTCTTCTTCTGGCCGAAGGACTTCACCTTCATCTGCCCGACCGAGATCGCCGAGTTCGGCCGCCTCAACGGCGAGTTCGCCGACCGGGACGCCCAGGTTCTCGGCGTCTCCGTCGACAACGAGTTCGTCCACTACGCGTGGCGCAAGGACCACCCGGACCTGCGCGAGCTGCCCTTCCCGATGCTCAGCGACATCAAGCGCGAGCTGACCGCCGCCTGCGGCGTGCTCGGCGAGGACGGCGTCGCCCAGCGGGCCACCTTCATCGTCGACCCGAACAACGAGATCCAGTTCGCGATGGTCACCGCCGGCTCGGTCGGCCGGAACGTCTCCGAGGTGCTGCGGGTGCTGGACGCGCTGCAGACCGACGAGCTCTGCCCGTGCAACTGGAACAAGGGCGGCGCGACGCTGGACGCCACCGCGCTGCTCGCCGGTGCCGGGGCCTGA
- a CDS encoding carboxymuconolactone decarboxylase family protein has protein sequence MGLDAVKAALPEYAKDIKLNLGSTIATSTLKPEQAWGTALACAVAARNPMVLKEIAAEAANHLTPEGIEAAKGAATIMAMNNIYYRAKHLIGDEQYASLPARLRMQIIARPGVEKADFELWCLAVSAITGCGVCLESHEKTLRGAGFSREQVHEGLRIAAVVHAAAVALDAEAALA, from the coding sequence ATGGGCCTGGACGCGGTCAAGGCGGCGCTGCCCGAGTACGCCAAGGACATCAAGCTCAACCTTGGCTCCACCATCGCCACCTCGACGCTCAAGCCGGAGCAGGCCTGGGGCACGGCCCTGGCCTGCGCGGTGGCCGCCCGCAACCCGATGGTGCTGAAGGAGATCGCCGCCGAGGCGGCCAATCACCTCACCCCGGAGGGGATCGAGGCGGCCAAGGGCGCCGCCACGATCATGGCGATGAACAACATCTACTACCGGGCCAAGCACCTGATCGGCGACGAGCAGTACGCGTCGCTGCCGGCCCGGCTGCGGATGCAGATCATCGCCAGGCCGGGCGTGGAGAAGGCCGACTTCGAGCTCTGGTGCCTCGCCGTGTCGGCGATCACCGGCTGCGGGGTCTGCCTGGAGTCGCACGAGAAGACCCTGCGCGGCGCCGGGTTCTCCCGTGAGCAGGTGCACGAGGGGCTGCGCATCGCGGCCGTCGTGCACGCCGCCGCGGTGGCCCTGGACGCGGAGGCCGCGCTGGCCTGA
- a CDS encoding PRC-barrel domain-containing protein: MERLDPRTTHGTPDPLTHGGQGAFAGGTPAGRFDPWSYRDDAGVTGVDLVGYKVEASDGGIGKVDRASHEVNTSYLVVDTGPWIFGKKVMLPAGTVNHVDHDERKVYVDRSKDQIKAAPEYDESTDSDPAYRDKLGGYYDDTYSSIPPGSAR, from the coding sequence ATGGAGCGGCTCGACCCTCGAACGACCCACGGGACGCCGGACCCGCTGACCCACGGTGGTCAGGGCGCCTTCGCGGGCGGCACGCCCGCGGGACGCTTCGATCCGTGGAGCTACCGGGACGACGCCGGGGTGACCGGCGTCGACCTGGTCGGCTACAAGGTGGAGGCGAGCGACGGCGGTATCGGCAAGGTGGACCGGGCCAGCCACGAGGTGAACACCAGTTACCTGGTGGTCGACACCGGGCCGTGGATCTTCGGCAAGAAGGTCATGCTGCCGGCCGGCACCGTCAACCACGTCGACCACGACGAGCGGAAGGTCTACGTCGACCGGAGCAAGGACCAGATCAAGGCCGCGCCCGAGTACGACGAGAGCACCGACTCGGATCCGGCGTACCGGGACAAGCTCGGCGGGTACTACGACGACACCTACTCGTCGATCCCGCCGGGTAGCGCCCGGTAA
- a CDS encoding tyrosine-protein phosphatase, which translates to MDTTDAPSRSPFPALFNFRDVGGLTGHDGRTVRRGRLYRSDSLHRIDETDQAAFTALGIRTVIDLRRPSEVARDGRVPAYDGLAYRHIHPEHQDWAEFPYDRRESLARWLADRYAALAQTGTAGLAEAVGLIADSANAPVVVHCLAGKDRTGIVCALTLAVLGVADADIAADYALSTEASARFSAWVAATNPEAEELPPPYLASPADAMTLFLDELREGYGSVDGYLRHAGVTDGQLATLRDHLLD; encoded by the coding sequence GTGGACACCACCGACGCCCCTTCCCGCAGCCCCTTCCCCGCCCTGTTCAACTTCCGCGATGTCGGCGGGCTGACCGGCCACGACGGGCGGACGGTCCGCCGGGGCCGGCTCTACCGCTCCGACTCGCTGCACCGCATCGACGAGACCGACCAGGCGGCGTTCACCGCCCTCGGCATCCGCACCGTGATCGACCTGCGCCGCCCCAGCGAGGTGGCGCGCGACGGCCGGGTGCCCGCGTACGACGGGCTCGCCTACCGGCACATCCACCCGGAGCACCAGGACTGGGCCGAGTTCCCGTACGACCGGCGGGAGAGCCTGGCCCGCTGGCTCGCCGACCGGTACGCGGCCCTGGCCCAGACGGGCACGGCCGGCCTGGCCGAGGCGGTCGGGCTGATCGCCGACAGCGCTAACGCGCCGGTGGTGGTGCACTGCCTCGCCGGCAAGGACCGCACCGGCATCGTCTGCGCGCTCACCCTGGCCGTGCTCGGCGTGGCCGACGCCGACATCGCCGCCGACTACGCGCTCAGCACCGAGGCGTCCGCGCGGTTCAGCGCCTGGGTCGCGGCCACCAACCCGGAGGCCGAGGAGCTTCCGCCGCCGTACCTCGCCTCCCCCGCCGACGCGATGACGCTCTTCCTCGACGAGCTGCGCGAGGGGTACGGCTCGGTGGACGGCTATCTGCGCCACGCCGGCGTGACCGACGGGCAGCTGGCCACACTCCGCGACCACCTGCTCGACTGA
- a CDS encoding branched-chain amino acid aminotransferase codes for MSGGDKLDFEIRPNPAPVSAADRAALLANPGFGRVFTDHMVTIRYADGKGWYDARVEARAPIPMDPAAAVLHYAQEIFEGLKAYRTADGGVTLFRPEANAARFVASARRLAMPELPPETFVESLRRLVEIDKDWVPEDEDASLYLRPFMFASEVFLGVRPANEYLYVVIASPAGAYFTGGVKPITVWVSPDYTRAAPGGTGAAKCGGNYAASLVAQAEAIEAGCDQVVFLDAVERRFVDELGGMNVFFVYDDNTLVTPPLTGTILPGITRDAILTLAAESGHQVAERPVSFADWQADAASGRLREVFACGTAAVITPIGGVRFPDGEFLIGGGEPGRSTMALRQQLGDIQRGRAEDRHGWVQRVL; via the coding sequence ATGAGCGGTGGTGACAAGCTCGATTTCGAGATCCGTCCGAATCCCGCGCCGGTATCCGCCGCCGACCGGGCCGCCCTGCTGGCGAACCCGGGGTTCGGCCGGGTGTTCACCGACCACATGGTGACCATCCGGTACGCCGACGGCAAGGGCTGGTACGACGCCCGGGTGGAGGCGCGAGCGCCGATCCCGATGGACCCGGCCGCCGCCGTCCTGCACTACGCGCAGGAGATCTTCGAAGGGCTGAAGGCGTACCGGACCGCGGACGGCGGCGTGACCCTGTTCCGTCCGGAGGCGAACGCGGCCCGCTTCGTCGCGTCCGCCCGGCGGCTGGCGATGCCCGAGCTGCCGCCGGAGACCTTCGTCGAGTCGCTGCGCCGGCTGGTGGAGATCGACAAGGACTGGGTCCCGGAGGACGAGGACGCGAGCCTCTACCTGCGACCGTTCATGTTCGCCAGCGAGGTCTTCCTCGGCGTCCGCCCGGCCAACGAGTACCTCTACGTGGTCATCGCCTCCCCGGCCGGCGCCTACTTCACCGGCGGGGTCAAGCCGATCACGGTCTGGGTCTCCCCGGACTACACCCGGGCGGCGCCCGGCGGCACCGGCGCGGCCAAGTGCGGCGGCAACTACGCCGCCTCGCTGGTGGCCCAGGCCGAGGCGATCGAGGCGGGCTGCGACCAGGTGGTCTTCCTGGACGCGGTGGAGCGGCGCTTCGTCGACGAGCTGGGCGGCATGAACGTCTTCTTCGTCTACGACGACAACACCCTGGTCACCCCGCCGCTGACCGGCACCATCCTGCCGGGCATCACCCGGGACGCGATCCTCACCCTGGCCGCCGAGTCCGGGCACCAGGTGGCGGAGCGGCCGGTCAGCTTCGCCGACTGGCAGGCGGACGCGGCCAGCGGGCGGCTGCGCGAGGTGTTCGCCTGCGGCACCGCCGCCGTGATCACCCCGATCGGCGGGGTGCGCTTCCCCGACGGGGAGTTCCTCATCGGCGGCGGCGAGCCGGGACGCTCCACGATGGCCCTGCGGCAGCAGCTGGGCGACATCCAGCGTGGCCGGGCCGAGGACCGGCACGGCTGGGTGCAGCGGGTGCTCTGA
- a CDS encoding 3-isopropylmalate dehydrogenase, whose protein sequence is MTRIAVVAGDGIGPEVVGQARKVIDAVLPGVTATEYDLGAARYHRTGEVLPDSVLDELAGHDAILLGAVGDPTVPPGVLERGLLLKLRFAFDQYVNLRPARLWPGVPGPLAAVKPGEIDLVVVREGTEGLYAGAGGSLHRDTPAEVATEESLNTRHGVERVIRDAFARAGRRERRKVTLVHKTNVLTHAGSLWARAFEAVAAEHPDVTTEYQHVDAAAMFLVTQPQRYDVVVTDNLFGDILTDIAAAVTGGIGLAASGCINPEGRYPSMFEPVHGSAPDIAGRGVADPVAAVLSAALLLDQLGHADAAARVTAAVASELAGRTPGAPLRTEEVGDRLAGYAVG, encoded by the coding sequence GTGACACGGATCGCGGTGGTGGCCGGGGACGGGATCGGACCCGAGGTGGTCGGGCAGGCCCGCAAGGTCATCGACGCCGTGCTTCCCGGCGTCACCGCCACCGAGTACGACCTCGGCGCGGCCCGCTACCACCGCACCGGCGAGGTGCTGCCCGACTCGGTCCTCGACGAGCTGGCCGGGCACGACGCCATCCTGCTCGGCGCGGTCGGCGACCCGACGGTGCCGCCGGGCGTGCTGGAGCGTGGCCTGCTGCTCAAGCTCCGCTTCGCCTTCGACCAGTACGTCAACCTGCGCCCCGCGCGCCTCTGGCCGGGGGTGCCCGGGCCGCTGGCCGCCGTGAAGCCGGGCGAGATCGACCTGGTCGTGGTCCGGGAGGGCACGGAGGGCCTGTACGCCGGCGCCGGCGGATCGCTGCACCGGGACACCCCGGCCGAGGTGGCCACCGAGGAGAGCCTGAACACCCGCCACGGCGTGGAGCGGGTGATCCGGGACGCCTTCGCCCGGGCCGGCCGCCGCGAGCGGCGCAAGGTCACCCTGGTGCACAAGACCAACGTGCTGACCCACGCCGGCTCGCTCTGGGCCCGCGCGTTCGAGGCCGTCGCCGCCGAGCACCCCGACGTGACCACGGAGTACCAGCACGTCGACGCCGCCGCGATGTTCCTGGTCACCCAGCCGCAGCGGTACGACGTGGTGGTCACCGACAACCTCTTCGGCGACATCCTCACCGACATCGCCGCCGCGGTGACCGGCGGCATCGGGCTGGCGGCCAGCGGTTGCATCAACCCCGAGGGGCGTTACCCGTCGATGTTCGAGCCGGTGCACGGCTCCGCGCCGGACATCGCCGGCCGGGGCGTCGCCGATCCGGTGGCCGCGGTGCTCTCCGCCGCGCTCCTGCTCGACCAGCTCGGCCACGCCGACGCCGCCGCGCGGGTCACCGCCGCCGTCGCCTCCGAGCTGGCCGGCCGTACGCCGGGGGCGCCGCTGCGCACCGAGGAGGTCGGCGACCGCCTCGCCGGGTACGCCGTAGGCTGA
- the serA gene encoding phosphoglycerate dehydrogenase has protein sequence MNPVVLIAEELAPAAIEVLAHDFDVRHVDGTDRPALLSALPEADAVIVRSATQIDAEAIAAAPRLKVVARAGVGLDNVEVPAATARGVMVVNAPTSNIVSAAEQAVALLLAVARNTASASAALKAGEWKRSKYTGVEIQGKTVGVVGLGRIGVLFAQRIAAFGTRLIAYDPYIQPARAAQLGVRLVGLEELLRESDFISIHLPKTPETVGLIGEKELAIVKPGVRIVNAARGGLVDEQALANAIAEGRVAGAGVDVYAKEPCTSSPLFAFDNVVATPHLGASTHEAQDKAGLAVARSVKLALQGEFVPDAVNVQAGGVVAEDVRPLLPLAEKLGRAFTAVAGGVAASVTVEVRGEIVAHDVSVLKLAATKGLFSSVVEEQVTYVNAPHLAAERGVEVTLATHTDTTDHANLVTVRGALPDGRTVSVSGTATQAGARDVLKLTEVDGFDVEIGAEGILVFLRYVDRPGVVGTVGTLLGAAGVNIAAMQVARREAGGETLMTLTVDQALGADLLSSAADSIGAVSASAADLRDE, from the coding sequence ATGAATCCTGTCGTACTGATCGCCGAAGAACTCGCCCCTGCCGCCATCGAGGTGCTCGCGCACGATTTCGACGTGCGCCACGTCGACGGCACCGACCGTCCGGCCCTGCTCTCCGCGCTCCCCGAGGCCGACGCGGTGATCGTACGCAGCGCCACCCAGATCGACGCCGAGGCGATCGCCGCCGCGCCGCGCCTGAAGGTGGTCGCGCGGGCCGGCGTCGGCCTGGACAACGTCGAGGTGCCGGCCGCCACCGCACGGGGCGTCATGGTCGTGAACGCGCCCACCTCCAACATCGTCTCCGCCGCCGAGCAGGCCGTCGCGCTGCTGCTCGCCGTGGCCCGCAACACCGCCAGCGCCAGCGCCGCGCTGAAGGCGGGGGAGTGGAAGCGGTCCAAGTACACCGGTGTGGAGATCCAGGGCAAGACCGTCGGCGTGGTCGGCCTCGGACGGATCGGCGTGCTCTTCGCGCAGCGCATCGCCGCCTTCGGCACCCGGCTGATCGCCTACGACCCGTACATCCAGCCGGCTCGCGCCGCGCAACTCGGCGTCCGCCTGGTCGGGCTGGAGGAGCTGCTGCGGGAGAGCGACTTCATCTCGATCCACCTGCCCAAGACGCCGGAGACCGTGGGCCTGATCGGCGAGAAGGAGCTGGCGATCGTCAAGCCCGGCGTCCGGATCGTCAACGCCGCCCGCGGCGGCCTGGTCGACGAGCAGGCCCTGGCCAACGCGATCGCCGAGGGCCGGGTCGCCGGCGCCGGCGTCGACGTGTACGCGAAGGAGCCCTGCACCTCCTCGCCGCTGTTCGCCTTCGACAACGTGGTCGCCACCCCGCACCTGGGCGCCTCCACCCACGAGGCGCAGGACAAGGCCGGCCTGGCGGTGGCCAGGAGCGTCAAGCTGGCGCTCCAGGGCGAGTTCGTGCCGGACGCGGTGAACGTGCAGGCCGGCGGCGTGGTCGCCGAGGACGTCCGGCCGCTGCTGCCGCTGGCCGAGAAGCTCGGCCGGGCGTTCACCGCGGTGGCCGGCGGGGTGGCCGCCAGCGTCACCGTCGAGGTCCGCGGCGAGATCGTCGCGCACGACGTGTCGGTGCTGAAGCTCGCCGCCACCAAGGGGCTGTTCAGCTCCGTGGTGGAGGAGCAGGTCACCTACGTCAACGCGCCGCACCTGGCCGCCGAGCGCGGGGTCGAGGTGACGCTGGCCACGCACACCGATACCACCGACCACGCCAACCTGGTGACCGTACGCGGCGCGCTGCCGGACGGCCGGACGGTCAGCGTCTCCGGCACGGCGACCCAGGCCGGCGCCCGGGACGTGCTCAAGCTGACCGAGGTGGACGGTTTCGACGTGGAGATCGGCGCGGAGGGCATCCTGGTCTTCCTGCGCTACGTCGACCGGCCGGGCGTGGTCGGCACCGTCGGCACCCTGCTCGGCGCCGCGGGCGTGAACATCGCCGCCATGCAGGTCGCCCGCCGGGAGGCCGGTGGTGAGACGCTGATGACGCTCACCGTCGACCAGGCCCTCGGCGCCGACCTGCTGAGCTCGGCCGCCGACTCGATCGGCGCGGTCTCGGCCAGCGCCGCGGACCTGCGCGACGAGTAG
- the ilvC gene encoding ketol-acid reductoisomerase, translating into MSVEVYYDDDADLGLIQGRKVAVIGYGSQGHAHALSLRDSGVDVVIGLPVGSKSRPKAEEQGLRVLTPAEAAAEADVIMILAPDTAQRGLYAEAIAPNLAPGKALFFGHGFNIRYGLIKPPADVDVAMVAPKGPGHLVRRQYVDGKGVPCLVAVEQDASGNAFGLALAYAKAIGGTRAGAIKTTFTEETETDLFGEQAVLCGGAAALVQTGFEVLTEAGYAPEVAYFECLHELKLIVDLMYEGGIARMRYSISDTAEYGDLSRGPRVIDSRVKEEMRKILGEIQSGEFAREWVAEDEAGRPNFAKWRAEGAAHPIEATGQKLRGMMSWVDRPITETA; encoded by the coding sequence ATGAGCGTTGAGGTGTACTACGACGACGACGCCGACCTGGGCCTGATCCAGGGCCGCAAGGTCGCCGTGATCGGCTACGGCAGCCAGGGCCACGCCCACGCGCTGTCGCTGCGCGACTCCGGTGTCGACGTGGTGATCGGCCTGCCCGTCGGCTCGAAGAGCCGGCCGAAGGCCGAGGAGCAGGGCCTGCGGGTGCTCACCCCGGCCGAGGCGGCGGCCGAGGCCGACGTCATCATGATCCTGGCCCCGGACACCGCCCAGCGCGGCCTGTACGCCGAGGCGATCGCGCCCAACCTGGCCCCCGGCAAGGCCCTCTTCTTCGGCCACGGCTTCAACATCCGGTACGGCCTGATCAAGCCGCCGGCCGACGTGGACGTGGCGATGGTCGCCCCGAAGGGGCCGGGCCACCTGGTCCGCCGCCAGTACGTCGACGGCAAGGGTGTGCCCTGCCTGGTCGCCGTCGAGCAGGACGCCAGCGGCAACGCCTTCGGCCTGGCCCTGGCGTACGCGAAGGCGATCGGCGGCACCCGGGCCGGCGCGATCAAGACCACCTTCACCGAGGAGACCGAGACCGACCTCTTCGGCGAGCAGGCGGTGCTCTGCGGTGGTGCGGCGGCGCTGGTGCAGACCGGCTTCGAGGTGCTCACCGAGGCCGGCTACGCCCCCGAGGTGGCCTACTTCGAGTGCCTGCACGAGCTGAAGCTCATCGTCGACCTGATGTACGAGGGCGGCATCGCCCGGATGCGCTACAGCATCTCGGACACCGCCGAGTACGGCGACCTCTCCCGTGGCCCCCGGGTCATCGACTCGCGGGTCAAGGAGGAGATGCGCAAGATCCTCGGCGAGATCCAGTCCGGCGAGTTCGCCCGCGAGTGGGTGGCCGAGGACGAGGCCGGCCGGCCGAACTTCGCCAAGTGGCGGGCCGAGGGCGCGGCGCACCCGATCGAGGCGACCGGGCAGAAGCTGCGCGGGATGATGAGCTGGGTCGACCGGCCCATCACCGAGACGGCCTGA